Proteins from one Plasmodium cynomolgi strain B DNA, chromosome 10, whole genome shotgun sequence genomic window:
- a CDS encoding cytochrome c oxidase assembly protein (heme A: farnesyltransferase;~putative), with translation MVKIKKAGRVEEDTVSATASIQVEFDPVKETTNEGLIALTCEGEKCKRYGSPMTEGSPFCGAATAGELIKNGEQLQETNNGHTNQKGRSTHLGIYPHLSSYLELSKFKLTLWVTISSTFGYFMLGGSSLTEFSSLGMGVYLCSTSANTFNQIIERDIDKVMQRTKRRPLVCNNNQINLRNAKMFGTLTAITGFAILYHLNNPMTALLGVFNILLYACVYTPLKRRTPYNTHIGSIVGSIPTLMGCTAVAQNLLVPEPWILFITQLLWQFPHFYSIAYLYKDDYLKGKYKMFPLQDNQNGLYTAKLCRPYLILLSSLPFFFFVGYTSYMYILTSLLPNIYIFYKFQAIFRNPSKGNIRSFFKHSLWHIIILLALSSYHTQIPDNSKRRRETGAEQIDWGIPKSEGKPEELNDTPEYAITKFKKRLLKFC, from the coding sequence atggtaaaaattaaGAAGGCAGGTAGGGTGGAAGAAGACACTGTCTCTGCGACAGCGTCCATCCAAGTCGAATTCGACCCAGTGAAAGAGACGACCAACGAAGGTTTAATTGCCCTTACgtgtgaaggagaaaaatgcaaaaggtaTGGGTCCCCTATGACGGAAGGCAGCCCCTTCTGCGGAGCTGCCACGGCTGGggaattgataaaaaatggggaacaaCTCCAGGAGACAAACAATGGTCATACCAATCAGAAGGGTAGAAGTACCCACCTAGGGATCTACCCCCACTTGAGTAGTTATCTCGAGTTATCAAAATTTAAGTTGACTCTGTGGGTAACCATAAGTAGCACGTTTGGTTATTTCATGCTGGGGGGGTCTAGCTTAACCGAATTTTCCTCCCTAGGCATGGGCGTATACCTTTGCAGCACTAGCGCTAATACGTTTAATCAGATCATCGAAAGGGACATAGACAAAGTAATGCAGCGGACTAAGCGGAGACCACTGGTATGTAATAATAACCAAATTAATTTgaggaatgcaaaaatgtttgGTACTTTGACAGCCATTACTGGATTTGCAATCTTGTACCATTTGAATAACCCCATGACAGCTCTACTTGGAGTATTTAACATATTGCTCtacgcatgtgtgtataCTCCCTTAAAGCGGAGAACACCGTACAACACGCACATAGGGTCAATCGTAGGTTCGATTCCCACTCTAATGGGTTGCACAGCAGTGGCGCAAAACTTACTTGTACCCGAACCCTGGATCCTATTCATTACACAGCTGTTATGGCAGTTTCCCCATTTCTACTCGATAGCCTACTTATATAAGGACGATTAtttaaaagggaaatataaaatgttcCCCCTGCAGGATAACCAGAATGGATTATATACAGCCAAGTTGTGTAGACCCTACTTAATTCTATTATCAtcattacctttttttttttttgttgggTATACGTcctacatgtatattttaacCTCCCTACTGccaaatatttacatattttacaaGTTCCAGGCTATTTTTCGAAACCCTTCCAAGGGGAACAttcgctccttttttaagcaCTCTCTTTGGCACATCATTATCCTGCTAGCTTTGTCTTCCTACCACACGCAGATCCCGGATAAtagcaaaaggaggagagaGACCGGTGCAGAGCAAATTGATTGGGGCATTCCAAAAAGTGAGGGCAAACCGGAGGAGCTTAACGACACCCCTGAATATGCAATTACCAAATTTAAGAAGCGGCTTCTCAAATTCTGC
- a CDS encoding vacuolar ATP synthetase (putative), which produces MRPCDPNSAFFGFMGIAASSIFSNLGAAYGTAKSGVGVCSVGVMRPDLIMKSILPVVMAGVLGIYGIIMSILIYGKMAPAAEYSTFSGYTHLSSGLIVGLSSLAAGLAIGIVGDAGVRANAQQNRLFIGMILILVFSETLALYGLIIGIYISISDTPKLCDSYATT; this is translated from the exons ATGCGACCATGTGATCCCAATTCAGCTTTTTTTGGGTTTATGGGGATCGCCGCGTCCTCCATCTTTTCGa ATCTCGGGGCCGCCTATGGAACGGCGAAAAGTGGCGTAGGGGTGTGTAGCGTTGGTGTCATGAGGCCCGACTTAATCATGAAATCGATTTTGCCTGTGGTTATGGCTGGTGTGCTTGGAATCTACGGAATCATTATGTCTATCCttatatatggaaaaa TGGCCCCCGCGGCAGAATATTCTACTTTTTCCGGATACACTCACCTGTCGTCTGGACTCATAGTAGGACTGAGTTCATTG GCCGCCGGACTGGCTATCGGAATTGTTGGTGACGCTGGAGTAAGAGCCAATGCGCAGCAAAACAGATTATTTATTGGAATGATTTTAATTCTTGTCTTTTCGGAAACCTTGGCATTATATG gttTAATTATCGGCATTTACATCTCCATCTCCGACACTCCGAAGCTTTGTGATTCCTATGCAACCACTTAG
- a CDS encoding 50S ribosomal subunit protein L14 (putative) — protein sequence MQLTQVLSGLWRQSIVRSADNSGVIKACIIGIGKNKWGTGKIGDRIRVSIRDKTNDCTIQEKTPKGIIVRRKKETKRKDGSYIKFDDNAFVIISKNKLKATKIKGPVAMETRHNCKNLARTVILGI from the exons ATGCAACTGACGCAGGTCCTAAGCGGACTTTGGAGACAGTCCATCGTCCGAAGCGCAGACAACAGCGGAGTCATCAAAGCATGCATAATCGGAATTGGAAAGAACAAATGGGGCACGGGAAAAATAGGAGATCGAATTCGGGTTTCCATACGAGACAAAACAAACGATTGCACCATTCAGGAAAAAACTCCCAAGGGAATCATCgttcgaagaaaaaaagaaacaaagcgGAAAGATGGCAGTTACATCAAATTCGATGACAATGCCTTTGTCATTATATCGAAGAACAAACTTAAGGCAACCAAGATAAAGGGCCCCGTTGCTATGGAAACCAGGCATAACTGTAAAAACCTCGCCAG aactGTTATTTTGGGCAtataa
- a CDS encoding hypothetical protein (putative) — translation MIVVKGAMQDKVSFQRNKSRGLKNELSQAQINQRIKNINLTKRLISYERYINAIPKEERRKDMKNDWHPETPRINRNLSLSQWNKEMKKWRKQVHAWGNMSEEVHKYICNLPALEKYNYLSKLKLPELSQVEIANLKKKNEEIANRTLKDVVRTGDDLHDEGDYGGDGGGHPQTHDHILDKPLFFLPHNFSGTILNNKFVVIKRDALEDSLQSLRRNYEGKYRPLYEKYCALYLTPIDGDSNQEEQSHTGDIAVFAKGEKHVSADDVMKTYMENQKGEASQYLRPVDVKSTTRSSHPRDKMKKRF, via the exons ATGATTGTTGTGAAAG GCGCCATGCAGGACAAGGTGAGCTTCCAGAGGAACAAATCGCGGGGCCTGAAAAATGAACTGAGTCAAGCGCAAATTAAccaaagaattaaaaacatCAATTTGACCAAAAGGCTAATATCGTATGAGAGGTATATCAATGCTATTCCAAaagaggagagaagaaaagatATGAAAAATGATTGGCACCCCGAGACTCCGCGTATTAACAGGAATCTCAGCTTGTCCCAGTGgaataaagaaatgaaaaaatggaggaagcagGTACATGCTTGGGGGAACATGTCTGAAGAAGTCCACAAATACATCTGTAATTTGCCCGCTTTGGAgaagtataattatttatccAAGTTAAAATTGCCTGAACTGAGTCAGGTAGAAAttgcaaatttgaaaaaaaaaaatgaagaaattgcaAATAGGACGTTAAAGGATGTTGTGCGAACGGGAGATGACCTCCATGATGAGGGCGACTATGGTGGTGATGGTGGGGGGCACCCACAAACCCATGACCACATACTCGATaagccgcttttttttttacctcacAATTTCAGTGGTACCATATTaaacaacaaatttgttGTTATTAAACGGGATGCCTTAGAGGACTCCCTCCAATCGTTGAGGAGAAATTATGAGGGAAAATATCGCCCCCTGTATGAAAAGTATTGTGCCTTATATCTGACACCCATCGATGGGGATAGCAACCAGGAGGAGCAATCCCACACGGGCGACATTGCCGTTTTTGCCAAGGGGGAGAAACATGTATCAGCTGATGATGTGATGAAGACGTACATGGAgaaccaaaagggggaggccTCCCAGTACCTTCGCCCAGTTGATGTGAAGTCTACCACTAGGAGTAGCCACCCGCgggataaaatgaaaaaaaggttttaa
- a CDS encoding hypothetical protein (putative): MDSANSPDKDNVGSSQGGASDTSGKEQKADASKGSSNSAKLEPAAESDNPATSDALFMGNMDTATIGTDDDKANKYRMFMQNSSDEYTIQQMEKFLKYGISDNGMRMLTTDTCTWVYDYYKTTKTSTPNLKEFTPGTTVDYYYYSTPFRTQIGNINLVMMHSQVNFGDGTAAPADRAFKMNEITPEMMKAAKVKAREYKNECIDWI, from the exons ATGGACTCCGCAAACTCGCCCGATAAAG ATAACGTGGGCTCCTCGCAGGGAGGTGCATCGGACACGTCGGGCAAGGAGCAGAAGGCGGACGCGTCTAAAGGGTCTTCCAACTCGGCCAAGCTCGAACCAGCGGCCGAATCGGATAACCCCGCTACATCAGACGCCTTATTCATGGGAAACATGGATACTGCTACTATCGGCACAGACGACGACAAAGCAAACAAGTACAGAATGTTTATGCAGAATTCTAGCGACGAGTACACAATTCAGCAGATGGAAAAGTTTCTAAA atATGGGATTTCAGATAATGGCATGAGGATGCTGACGACGGATACCTGCACGTG GGTCTACGATTACTACAAAACGACCAAGACGTCTACTCCAAACTTGAAGGAATTCACGCCGGGAACGACCGTCGACTATTACTACTACTCGACTCCCTTTCGCACACAAATTGGGAACATAAACCTTGTCATGATGCATAGTCAGGTGAATTTTGGAGACGGAACTGCCGCTCCCGCAGATAGGGCTTTCAAGATGAACGAGATAACACCCGAAATGATGAAGGCGGCAAAGGTGAAGGCTCGCGAGTATAAGAATGAGTGCATCGACTGGATTTAG
- a CDS encoding hypothetical protein (putative): MAHLLFFVLFFFVNLLLPVIYCEKGEILPFGEILSSVADIANVITPQKENASVDPVAASISRINLKIVPSKKLSITKNDLMFLMSEIRQEIRRQMDSLEEEEREEIENMLDSLNTLDKEDHTTPKQSTSYNVQIGGEEDEEDAQNGRTKGTRFSQKTLRNGIAAWRRLVGVDLPS; this comes from the exons ATGGCCCACCTgcttttcttcgttttgttcttttttgtaaatctgCTGCTGCCTGTCATTTATTGTGAGAAGGGTGAAATTTTACCATTTGGTGAAATTCTCTCCAGCGTTGCAGACATAGCCAATGTGATTACAccccaaaaggaaaacgcgTCTGTTGATCCCGTGGCTGCATCTATCAGCAGGATCAACTTGAAAATAGTCCCATCCAAAAAGTTGAGcatcacaaaaaatgatttgATGTTCCTCATGTCGGAGATACGACAGGAAATTAGGAGACAG aTGGATAGcctggaggaggaggaacgAGAAGAAATCGAAAATATGCTGGACTCCCTAAACACG CTGGACAAGGAAGACCACACAACGCCGAAGCAAAGCACATCATACAATGTACAAATTGGCGGTGAGgaagatgaggaggatgCTCAAAATGGTCGAACCAAGGGTACACGGTTCAGTCAGAAGACCCTGCGAAATGGTATTGCTGCTTGGCGTAGATTAGTTGGCGTGGATTTGCCGTCGTAG